Proteins from a genomic interval of Centroberyx gerrardi isolate f3 chromosome 23, fCenGer3.hap1.cur.20231027, whole genome shotgun sequence:
- the slc3a2a gene encoding solute carrier family 3 member 2a, which translates to MNKDAEIDMKDVELNELDPEKTPMTGALQLTGGEKNGSVKLKVPEDEVKFTGLSKEELMKVAGTPGWVRTRWVLLVLFWLGWLGMLAGAIVIIVQAPRCKPIPEMNWWNEGPLYQISDLNAFSNDGIKGVEDKLDNVNQLKVKGLVLGPFHTVQADQPNTLKFEEINPTQGTEEQLSALLEKAHKKGISVVLDMTPNYLGGKAWFRSGDVADVLEKLKVASEHWFLLGVDGIKVSGLSNASSSPDWSKFQAAVQGNRTEDTKKRALMGVVEGISASEVSLLLNTSGVDLILSDLLSTKNGGVQRAQDIDTLQSNQRRVGWGLGATNKDHLSKMAGTPALVRLYQLLLLTMPGTPVFTYGDEIGLQAQGAEAPVMLWDTEEEPAAGAVVNQTAEAERKERLACRKWFKSVSDLRGKERSLLHGDYHLLQSSASSLAFLRLWDQSERYVTAVNWGTTAATLTLTPTGDLKLPEQAKVKLSTDPDLAVDSTVKLDKITLGPGHGVLLIFPFTG; encoded by the exons ATGAACAAGGACGCTGAGATCGACATGAAGGACGTGGAGCTCAATGAGCTGGACCCGGAGAAGACGCCCATGACGGGCGCTCTGCAGCTCACAGGCGGGGAGAAGAACGGCAGCGTCAAGCTGAAGGTTCCTGAGGATGAGGTCAAATTCACCGGCCTGTCCAAAGAGGAGCTGATGAAGGTGGCCGGCACTCCAGG GTGGGTGCGAACCCGTTGGGTCCTCCTGGTGCTGTTTTGGCTGGGCTGGCTGGGCATGCTGGCTGGAGCCATAGTGATCATCGTCCAGGCCCCCCGCTGTAAACCCATCCCCGAGATGAACTGGTGGAACGAAGGCCCCCTGTACCAGATCTCTGACCTGAATGCCTTCTCCAACGATGGAATTAAAG gtgttGAGGACAAGTTGGACAATGTGAACCAGTTGAAGGTGAAAGGCCTGGTTCTCGGCCCTTTCCACACGGTCCAGGCCGACCAGCCGAACACCCTGAAGTTCGAAGAGATCAACCCGACCCAGGGAACCGAGGAGCAGCTCAGCGCCCTGCTGGAGAAGGCCCACAAGAAGG GTATTTCTGTGGTGCTGGATATGACTCCAAACTATCTGGGTGGTAAAGCTTGGTTCCGCAGTGGTGATGTTGCAGATGTACTGGAGAAACTCAAG GTTGCGTCGGAGCACTGGTTCCTTTTGGGCGTTGATGGCATCAAGGTGTCGGGTCTGAGCaacgcctcctcctctcctgattGGTCAAAGTTTCAGGCCGCTGTTCAGGGCAACCGCACCGAGGACACCAAGAAGAG ggcGTTGATGGGTGTGGTGGAAGGCATTTCGGCCTCAGAAGTGTCTCTGCTCCTCAATACGTCCGGTGTGGATCTCATCCTGTCTGACCTGCTCAGCACCAAAAACGGAG GAGTGCAGCGCGCCCAGGACATCGACACCCTCCAGTCGAATCAGAGGCGTGTGGGCTGGGGCCTGGGTGCCACCAATAAGGATCACCTGTCCAAGATGGCAGGGACTCCGGCCCTGGTCCGGCTCTACCAGCTCCTGCTGTTGACCATGCCCGGCACCCCGGTGTTCACCTACGGAGACGAGATCGGCCTTCAGGCACAG GGTGCAGAAGCTCCTGTGATGCTTTGGGACACAGAGGAGGAGCCTGCCGCTGGAGCTGTTGTGAATCAGACTGCTGAg GCCGAGAGGAAAGAGCGCTTGGCTTGCCGGAAGTGGTTCAAATCCGTCAGCGACCTGCGAGGGAAGGAGCGCTCTCTCCTCCACGGCGACTACCACCTCCTCCAGTCGTCCGCCTCATCGCTCGCTTTCCTCCGTCTGTGGGACCAGAGCGAAAGATACGTGACGGCGGTCAACTGGGGCACAACGGCCGCAACACTCACACTGACGCCCACAG gTGACTTGAAGTTGCCAGAACAAGCGAAGGTGAAGCTGTCCACTGATCCAGATCTGGCAGTAGACTCAACAGTCAAACTGGACAAAATCACCCTTGGGCCCGGACACGGGGTCCTGCTGATTTTCCCCTTTACCGGCTAA